The Amaranthus tricolor cultivar Red isolate AtriRed21 chromosome 6, ASM2621246v1, whole genome shotgun sequence genome has a segment encoding these proteins:
- the LOC130815212 gene encoding U-box domain-containing protein 8, with product MATPTELPEYFKCPISLEIMSDPVILSSGHTFDRSSIQRWIDSGHRTCPITKLPIPDPPSLIPNHALRSLIFNYAPSNNTHHHQPPTRLDSESDSLSQLGLSISTLTARTSSHSQKLEALSQLNSLSKSNADFRSRLTESGAVSALLRCVDSDNDPPLQEKLLSLLLNLSLDSDDNKVGLVAEGAVTKLVNALRGPAAAVAATVLTSLAVVEVNKATIGAHPGAVRSLVYLLRTGKGRERKEAATALFALCSFPENRRRTVDSGAVPILIRMAKSGTERAIEVLGLLAKCEEGREEMVKCDGVIVEILVNYVKNGSSRGIQYGLMTLNLLCCCSEMVKKMVRNEGVLEICLGLIQGDNEKILRVASNLAKVLQEN from the coding sequence ATGGCGACACCCACAGAACTTCCTGAATACTTCAAATGCCCGATTTCACTCGAAATAATGTCCGACCCGGTTATCCTTTCTTCGGGTCACACCTTTGATCGGAGCTCCATTCAACGTTGGATTGACTCCGGCCACCGTACTTGTCCAATTACCAAATTACCCATACCCGACCCGCCTTCTCTCATCCCTAACCATGCCCTTCGCAGCCTTATCTTCAACTACGCTCCTTCCAACAACACCCATCATCACCAGCCTCCAACTCGTCTTGACTCAGAATCTGACTCGCTGAGTCAACTCGGTTTGTCAATCTCCACTCTCACCGCTCGAACTTCCTCACATAGTCAGAAGCTTGAAGCACTGAGCCAGCTCAACTCATTATCCAAATCTAACGCCGATTTCCGATCTCGACTCACTGAGTCAGGTGCTGTTTCGGCTCTTCTCCGTTGTGTGGACTCGGATAACGACCCTCCTCTTCAGGAGAAATTGCTATCCCTACTTTTGAATCTGAGTCTCGACTCGGATGATAATAAAGTGGGTTTAGTAGCCGAGGGTGCGGTGACGAAACTTGTCAACGCACTTCGTGGCCCGGCTGCTGCAGTTGCCGCAACCGTGCTCACAAGTTTAGCGGTTGTTGAGGTAAACAAGGCGACAATTGGCGCACACCCGGGTGCCGTACGTTCCCTTGTTTACCTCCTCCGCACGGGGAAAGGAAGAGAGCGAAAAGAGGCTGCTACCGCCCTTTTCGCTCTTTGTTCCTTTCCCGAGAACCGTCGTAGGACGGTTGATAGCGGGGCGGTCCCAATTTTGATTCGGATGGCGAAATCGGGTACGGAGAGGGCAATTGAAGTATTGGGTTTGTTGGCAAAGTGTGAAGAAGGAAGGGAAGAAATGGTTAAATGTGATGGGGTTATTGTTGAGATATTGGTTAACTACGTGAAGAATGGGAGCTCAAGAGGGATTCAATATGGGTTGATGACATTAAATTTGTTATGTTGTTGTAGTGAAATGGTTAAgaaaatggttagaaatgaaggGGTTTTAGAGATTTGTTTGGGTTTAATTCAAGGTGATAATGAGAAAATTCTTAGGGTTGCTTCAAATTTAGCCAAGGTTTTGCAAGAGAATTAA